The Vicia villosa cultivar HV-30 ecotype Madison, WI linkage group LG1, Vvil1.0, whole genome shotgun sequence genome includes a region encoding these proteins:
- the LOC131639618 gene encoding peptidyl-prolyl cis-trans isomerase CYP40-like — protein MANPKVFFDVSIGGELEGRIVIELFNDVVPRTAENFRALCTGEKGIGPNTGVPLHFKGSSFHRVVKGFMIQGGDISAGDGTGGESIYGTYFDDENFDLKHERKGILSMANTGPNTNGSQFFITTTRTPHLDGKHVVFGKVVKGIGVVRSVELGVTGENDRPEQDVVIVDCGEIAEGEDEGVINFFKDGDTFADWPVDLETKPEELEWWMSAVDSIKSFGNEHYKKQDYKMAIKKYRKALRYLDMCWEKDGVDEDKSTALRKTKSQIFTNSSACKLKLGDLNGALLDSDFAMHDGDNAKALFRKGQVYMILNDLDAALESFKKALELEPNDGGIKKEYAIVRKKVADRRDQEKKAYSKMFK, from the exons ATGGCGAACCCAAAGGTCTTCTTCGACGTTAGCATCGGAGGCGAGTTAGAGGGTAGAATCGTCATTGAGCTCTTCAACGACGTCGTTCCCAGAACCGCCGAAAATTTCCGAGCTCTATGCACCGGCGAAAAGGGAATCGGTCCCAACACCGGCGTTCCTCTCCATTTCAAGGGTTCATCTTTTCATCGCGTCGTGAAAGGCTTCATGATCCAAGGCGGCGACATTTCCGCCGGCGATGGAACTGGTGGTGAATCAATCTACGGTACGTATTTCGATGATGAGAACTTTGACCTAAAACACGAGCGGAAAGGGATTTTATCCATGGCGAATACCGGTCCCAACACTAATGGCTCTCAGTTCTTTATTACTACTACTCGTACTCCTCATTTGGATGGAAAGCATGTGGTTTTTGGGAAGGTTGTGAAAGGGATTGGTGTGGTTCGTTCTGTGGAGCTTGGTGTTACGGGTGAGAATGATCGGCCGGAGCAagatgttgttattgttgattgTGGTGAGATTGCGGAAGGGGAGGATGAGGGGGTTATTAACTTTTTTAAAGATGGGGATACTTTTGCTGATTGGCCGGTTGATCTTGAGACGAAACCGGAGGAGCTTGAGTGGTGGATGAGTGCTGTTGACTCTATCAAAAGTTTTGGGAATGAACATTATAAG AAGCAAGATTATAAGATGGCTATCAAAAAGTATCGCAAAGCTTTGCGCTATTTGGACATGTGTTGGGAGAAGGATGGTGTAGACGAAG ATAAGAGCACTGCTTTAAGGAAGACAAAATCTCAAATCTTTACCAACAGTTCA GCCTGTAAACTAAAGTTAGGTGACCTTAATGGAGCTTTACTTGATTCAGACTTTGCAATGCATGATGGAGATAATGCGAAAGCTCTGTTTCGCAAAGGCCAG GTGTATATGATACTCAATGACCTAGATGCCGCTCTTGAAAGCTTCAAAAAAGCATTAGAGTTGGAGCCAAATGATG GAGGCATAAAAAAAGAGTATGCAATTGTCAGGAAGAAG GTTGCTGATAGGCGTGATCAAGAGAAAAAAGCTTATTCTAAGATGTTCAAATAG
- the LOC131639627 gene encoding uncharacterized protein LOC131639627: MAQWWRSAAGHLRSAEANRTSSLSSLRRSHYHTIQAIPRESTGSKVAARDRKQGRIPAVVFFQNLLDKTPDSRSTSRKHLLTVEKKQIKAVLNSVEDPFFCSTRFPLQIRAGSGSTHLLESGTVLPIKIHKDKESGNILNLVFVWAEDGTNLKVDVPVVFKGEDACPGLQKGGVLNKIRPSLTYLCPSENIPSKIEVDISNLDIEDRIFMRDIEVHPSLKLLSKNENMPICKIVSTSVGNQEPVVESAFEERNAETSKTEG; this comes from the exons ATGGCGCAATGGTGGCGCTCCGCCGCCGGCCATCTCCGATCAGCGGAAGCAAACCGTACGTCCTCTTTATCATCACTCCGCCGTAGTCATTACCACACAATCCAAGCAATCCCAAGAGAAAGCACGGGCAGTAAAGTCGCAGCCAGAGACAGAAAGCAAGGTCGAATACCGGCCGTCGTTTTCTTCCAGAACCTTCTTGACAAAACCCCCGACTCACGATCTACGTCAAGGAAACATCTACTCACCGTCGAGAAGAAGCAGATTAAGGCAGTGCTCAATTCCGTTGAAGATCCGTTCTTCTGTTCCACCCGTTTTCCGCTCCAGATTCGTGCTGGATCCGGATCCACTCATTTGCTTGAAAGCGGAACTGTGTTACCCATCAag ATTCATAAGGACAAAGAGAGTGGAAATATTTTGAACTTGGTGTTTGTTTGGGCTGAAGATGGCACGAATTTGAAGGTTGATGTTCCGGTTGTTTTCAAAGGTGAAGATGCTTGCCCTGGTCTTCAGAAAG GTGGTGTTTTGAATAAGATCAGACCTAGTCTAACTTATCTTTGTCCTTCTGAGAACATTCCTTCAAAAATTGAGGTGGATATCAGCAATTTAGATATTGAAGATAGGATATTCATGCGTGATATTGAGGTTCATCCATCTTTGAAGCTTCTGAGTAAGAATGAAAACATGCCCATTTGTAAAATAGTTTCAACAAGTGTTGGAAACCAAGAACCAGTTGTTGAAAGTGCATTTGAGGAAAGAAATGCAGAGACTTCCAAAACGGAGGGTTAA